In one Vulgatibacter incomptus genomic region, the following are encoded:
- a CDS encoding cupredoxin domain-containing protein, translating to MRLFLVALLVLAASACDGPPQEQPLVQPSANAKPRGGLVISLNRVIMGRFRVVAPLCVGQRFLIELPSSQGPGAVTPAGGLPIRPGDTAEFRNFLPEVPTNVTSLSGPATLFSPNLVRPFNIATENTETFSFWRFTFPLAGAYEFFDTNSGSPGRPIVDSYYGTTSYVGETTAPTGVVCVDEPGCVASLDCLNGKAAPGTNCCKCVGVCCDVDEQCASGMSCHRGRCVDPANLD from the coding sequence ATGCGTCTGTTTCTCGTCGCCCTGCTCGTGCTCGCGGCCTCCGCCTGTGACGGCCCTCCCCAGGAGCAGCCGCTGGTGCAGCCCTCGGCGAACGCCAAGCCGCGGGGCGGCCTCGTGATCTCGCTGAACCGGGTGATCATGGGCCGATTCCGGGTGGTCGCGCCCCTCTGCGTGGGCCAGCGCTTCCTGATCGAGCTGCCCTCCAGCCAGGGTCCCGGCGCCGTCACGCCTGCCGGCGGCCTGCCGATCCGGCCCGGTGACACGGCGGAGTTCCGGAACTTCCTCCCCGAGGTGCCCACGAACGTCACCTCGCTGAGCGGGCCGGCCACGCTCTTCAGCCCGAACCTCGTGAGGCCCTTCAACATCGCCACCGAGAACACTGAGACCTTCTCCTTCTGGCGGTTCACCTTCCCTCTCGCCGGTGCGTACGAGTTCTTCGACACCAACTCGGGGTCGCCGGGGCGGCCCATCGTCGACTCCTATTACGGCACCACCAGCTACGTGGGCGAGACCACCGCGCCCACCGGCGTGGTCTGCGTGGACGAGCCGGGCTGTGTCGCGTCCCTCGACTGCCTGAACGGCAAGGCGGCGCCGGGAACGAATTGCTGCAAGTGCGTGGGCGTCTGCTGCGACGTGGACGAGCAGTGCGCCAGTGGAATGTCTTGTCACCGGGGCCGCTGCGTCGATCCCGCCAACCTCGATTGA
- a CDS encoding SDR family oxidoreductase, with protein MSLAGKKVVVVGGSSGIGLEIARQAIAQGASAVVASRSARRLSAAVADLGERAQAAQVDLSDEASVRTLFQGIGAFDHLVLTAADLAYGPLLQLDLAAARRTIDTKVWGYLCAARHGAPHLRRDGSITLFSGLAAHKPTVGAAMVATVNGAVEALGRALAVELAPLRVNVVCPGVVETPAWSGMPEEQRKRFFSATAQSLPARCIGAPTDLAEAALFVMQNRFTTGSLVHVDGGARLG; from the coding sequence ATGTCGCTCGCAGGGAAAAAGGTCGTCGTAGTCGGTGGATCGTCGGGGATCGGCTTGGAGATCGCGCGGCAGGCGATCGCCCAGGGCGCCAGCGCGGTCGTCGCGAGCCGCTCGGCCCGAAGGCTCTCGGCGGCGGTAGCGGATCTCGGCGAGCGCGCGCAGGCGGCGCAGGTCGATCTCTCGGACGAGGCCTCCGTCCGCACGCTCTTCCAGGGGATCGGGGCCTTCGATCACCTGGTGCTCACCGCCGCGGATCTGGCCTACGGGCCTCTTCTCCAGCTCGACCTCGCTGCCGCCCGCCGCACCATCGACACCAAGGTCTGGGGCTACCTCTGCGCCGCGCGCCATGGGGCTCCGCACCTCCGCAGGGACGGATCGATCACGCTCTTTTCGGGCCTCGCCGCCCACAAGCCGACCGTGGGGGCCGCGATGGTCGCCACCGTGAACGGCGCGGTGGAGGCGCTTGGCCGTGCCCTGGCGGTCGAGCTCGCCCCGCTGCGGGTGAACGTCGTCTGTCCGGGCGTGGTCGAGACGCCCGCTTGGAGCGGCATGCCGGAGGAGCAGCGGAAGCGCTTCTTCTCCGCCACGGCGCAGTCGCTCCCCGCGCGCTGCATCGGCGCGCCGACCGATCTCGCCGAGGCGGCGCTCTTCGTGATGCAGAACCGGTTCACGACCGGCTCCCTGGTCCACGTCGACGGCGGAGCGCGGCTCGGCTGA
- a CDS encoding FmdB family zinc ribbon protein, which yields MPIYEYQCATCGGLTEVLQKVSDPAPESCPACGGASTLEKVVSRSSFQLKGGGWYADLYSSTSKGDASKSSGGSSASASGGSSAPASGSSSASSSGSSSSTSTPTTSTATK from the coding sequence ATGCCCATCTACGAATACCAGTGTGCGACGTGCGGGGGCCTCACCGAGGTCCTCCAGAAGGTCTCGGACCCTGCCCCCGAGAGCTGCCCCGCCTGTGGCGGCGCCTCCACCCTCGAGAAGGTCGTGAGCCGCTCCAGCTTCCAGCTCAAGGGCGGCGGCTGGTACGCCGACCTCTACAGCTCCACCTCGAAGGGCGACGCGTCCAAGTCGAGCGGCGGCTCGTCCGCCTCGGCGAGCGGCGGCTCGTCCGCTCCAGCGAGCGGCAGCTCGTCCGCCTCGTCGAGCGGATCATCCTCCTCCACGAGCACGCCCACCACGTCGACCGCCACCAAGTAG
- a CDS encoding MFS transporter gives MEDRLADPIPAAPPIAPGDPPTEDSAGGDTDRTKRSLAYCTAEGMTAEVVTACAGGATLIAWALYLQCSPVLVAILGSLPFLAQIVQLPSALLTSRLGGRRVAIVAFTASRLSLLPLVVIPFLGAELDTKRDLLFAVAAANTLLAVVGTNAWTSWVGELVPATMRCRYFGMRSALTTLSGASVALLAGIVIQRSELLGLEPIALSGLAAVAIVAGLATAPMLRRQHEPEGARPDENGCLRLAAAASCVLRDPASKRLLAYQVAWNAAIGISSSFFALHLLTNLRMGFALVAAQAAATALVRTMATPVWGRALDRLGPKRVLVFCSFGLFVTPLVWLSPSPSVLLWVIALDALTAGTLWAGHSLSAFELPLAIAPREKRPYYLATFAAAGGLAFAAAALFGGVLAQLLPDTLFLLGKPVQNLQVLFVLSAIGRLMSAPLALRVLDPRKPAGAIA, from the coding sequence ATGGAGGATCGGCTCGCCGACCCCATCCCCGCCGCTCCCCCGATCGCGCCCGGCGACCCTCCCACGGAGGATTCCGCGGGCGGCGACACCGACCGGACGAAGCGCTCTCTCGCGTACTGCACCGCCGAGGGAATGACCGCCGAGGTCGTCACCGCGTGCGCGGGCGGAGCCACGCTCATCGCGTGGGCGCTCTACCTGCAGTGCAGCCCGGTCCTCGTCGCGATCCTGGGCTCCCTCCCCTTCCTGGCACAGATCGTCCAGCTCCCATCGGCCCTGCTGACCTCGAGGCTGGGCGGGCGCCGGGTCGCGATCGTCGCGTTCACCGCCTCGCGACTCTCGCTGCTCCCGCTGGTGGTGATCCCCTTCCTCGGCGCCGAGCTGGATACCAAGCGCGACCTCCTCTTCGCCGTGGCCGCGGCCAACACGCTGCTGGCCGTGGTCGGCACGAACGCCTGGACCTCGTGGGTCGGCGAGCTCGTGCCGGCGACGATGCGATGCCGCTACTTCGGCATGCGAAGCGCCCTGACCACCCTGAGCGGCGCGAGCGTCGCCCTCCTCGCCGGGATCGTCATCCAGCGCTCCGAGCTCCTCGGCCTCGAGCCGATCGCGCTCTCGGGCCTGGCGGCGGTCGCGATCGTGGCCGGCCTCGCCACCGCGCCGATGCTGCGGCGCCAGCACGAGCCCGAAGGCGCGCGCCCCGACGAGAATGGATGCCTGCGGCTCGCCGCTGCCGCCTCCTGCGTGCTCCGCGATCCGGCCTCGAAGCGGCTGCTGGCGTACCAGGTGGCCTGGAACGCCGCGATCGGGATCTCGTCCAGCTTCTTCGCCTTGCACCTGCTCACCAACCTGCGCATGGGATTCGCCCTGGTGGCGGCCCAGGCCGCCGCCACCGCGCTGGTGCGGACGATGGCGACGCCGGTCTGGGGACGGGCGCTGGATCGCCTCGGGCCCAAGCGGGTCCTGGTGTTCTGCTCCTTCGGCCTCTTCGTCACCCCTCTCGTGTGGCTGTCCCCTTCACCCTCCGTGCTGCTCTGGGTGATCGCCCTCGACGCCCTGACCGCGGGCACCCTCTGGGCGGGTCACTCGCTCTCGGCGTTCGAGCTCCCGCTCGCGATCGCCCCCCGCGAGAAGCGCCCCTACTATCTCGCGACCTTCGCGGCGGCGGGCGGACTCGCCTTCGCGGCGGCGGCGCTCTTCGGCGGAGTGCTCGCGCAGCTCCTTCCCGACACGCTCTTCCTCCTGGGAAAGCCCGTCCAGAACCTCCAGGTGCTCTTCGTGCTCTCGGCCATCGGTCGGCTGATGTCTGCGCCGCTCGCACTCCGGGTGCTCGACCCCAGGAAGCCGGCCGGGGCCATCGCCTAG
- a CDS encoding AI-2E family transporter has translation MGWDRTIRWSTVAFIVAFVATLIAFVVVIWTYLIPVLVGAFAAVLFDAPHEALVKKFKGRRGLAAGTSTLAVTLLVFVPLATVVFVLVEQAIELVGKLKEYLGPGGLEELLGGRVPAALQPLVARLQEIGAGQQVQTMLSSLGSFFTKWLGAALGATTRLLVETILAIVSMYYFFLDGKRYLVQVSKATPLDPTYEAELVEEFRDVSQTMVFVNIVTAVVQGLVGGIGFLIVEVPTPLVWAVLMSFLSLVPILGTGLVWAPAGVILILTGRTVAGIFLLAWGLLIVGTVDNVLRPILAKGHIRLHPLLVFLTIFGGLIVFGAVGVIIGPLIGSLFTAMVRIWKRDFAPRLASR, from the coding sequence GTGGGATGGGACCGGACGATCCGCTGGTCCACGGTGGCCTTCATCGTCGCCTTCGTGGCGACGCTGATCGCGTTCGTCGTCGTCATCTGGACGTACCTCATCCCCGTCCTGGTGGGCGCCTTCGCGGCCGTCCTCTTCGACGCGCCCCACGAGGCCCTGGTCAAGAAGTTCAAGGGGCGGCGCGGGCTGGCCGCAGGCACCTCGACCCTCGCCGTCACGCTCCTCGTCTTCGTGCCGCTGGCCACCGTGGTCTTCGTGCTGGTCGAGCAGGCGATCGAGCTGGTGGGCAAGCTGAAGGAGTACCTCGGTCCCGGCGGGCTCGAGGAGCTCCTCGGCGGGCGCGTCCCTGCCGCCTTGCAACCCCTGGTGGCGCGGCTCCAGGAGATCGGCGCGGGCCAGCAGGTGCAGACGATGCTCAGCTCCCTGGGAAGCTTCTTCACCAAGTGGCTCGGGGCGGCGTTGGGGGCGACCACGCGCCTCCTCGTCGAAACCATCCTGGCGATCGTCTCGATGTACTACTTCTTCCTCGACGGGAAGCGGTACCTAGTCCAGGTCTCGAAAGCGACGCCCCTCGACCCCACCTACGAGGCGGAGCTCGTCGAGGAGTTCCGGGACGTGTCCCAGACGATGGTCTTCGTGAACATCGTCACCGCCGTGGTCCAGGGCCTCGTGGGGGGGATCGGCTTCCTGATCGTAGAGGTGCCCACCCCGCTGGTGTGGGCGGTGCTCATGTCGTTCCTCTCGCTGGTCCCGATCCTCGGCACGGGCCTGGTGTGGGCGCCGGCCGGGGTCATCCTGATCCTCACGGGCCGCACGGTGGCCGGGATCTTCCTGCTGGCGTGGGGTCTCCTCATCGTCGGGACGGTCGACAACGTGCTCCGGCCGATCCTGGCGAAGGGTCACATCCGCCTGCACCCGCTCTTGGTCTTCCTCACGATCTTCGGAGGCCTGATCGTCTTCGGGGCGGTCGGCGTGATCATCGGTCCGCTGATCGGCTCGCTGTTCACGGCGATGGTGCGGATCTGGAAGCGGGACTTCGCGCCGCGGCTGGCCTCGCGATGA
- a CDS encoding Fur family transcriptional regulator, which yields MNDELRSRHVRAEKPERILARYMADRGLKSTRQRSLILETFFNAGGHLNVEELLAKVREEDSRVSAATVYRTMKLLTESGIANARNFGDGQTRFEIAGEHHDHLICTTCGRIVEFEDEGIEARQAEIARAHGFTLANHKMELYGVCSDCAR from the coding sequence ATGAACGACGAGCTCCGATCCCGACACGTTCGGGCCGAAAAGCCCGAGCGAATCCTCGCTCGGTACATGGCCGACCGCGGGTTGAAGTCCACCCGCCAGCGCAGCCTGATCCTCGAGACCTTCTTTAACGCGGGCGGCCACTTGAACGTGGAGGAGCTCCTCGCCAAGGTTCGCGAGGAGGATTCCCGCGTCTCCGCCGCGACGGTCTACCGGACCATGAAGCTCCTCACCGAGTCGGGCATCGCGAACGCTCGGAACTTCGGCGACGGCCAGACCCGCTTCGAGATCGCTGGCGAGCACCACGACCACCTCATCTGCACGACGTGCGGACGGATCGTGGAGTTCGAGGACGAGGGCATCGAAGCGCGCCAGGCGGAGATCGCCAGGGCCCACGGCTTCACGCTCGCCAATCACAAGATGGAGCTCTACGGCGTCTGCTCGGACTGCGCGCGGTAG
- a CDS encoding SRPBCC family protein, translating to MNQPSPAHELLVRKNITVAASPERAFEVFAREMGSWWPLPTHHIGAAEAVDVVVEPFAGGRWFERGADGIECDWGGVIAWEPPHRLLLAWELDAEWKHDPSVRSEVEVRFVPEGGGTRVELEHRKLSVFGERAAELRGILDSPGGWGGMLQEFAAKAR from the coding sequence ATGAACCAGCCCTCCCCCGCCCATGAGCTCCTCGTCCGCAAGAACATCACCGTCGCCGCGTCCCCCGAGCGCGCGTTCGAGGTCTTCGCCCGGGAGATGGGGAGCTGGTGGCCGCTCCCGACCCATCACATCGGCGCCGCCGAGGCGGTCGACGTCGTCGTCGAGCCCTTCGCCGGCGGCCGCTGGTTCGAGCGCGGCGCCGACGGCATCGAGTGCGACTGGGGCGGCGTGATCGCCTGGGAGCCTCCTCACCGGCTGCTGCTCGCGTGGGAGCTCGACGCCGAATGGAAGCACGATCCGTCGGTCCGTTCCGAGGTCGAGGTGCGCTTCGTTCCCGAGGGAGGAGGCACCCGCGTCGAGCTCGAGCATCGAAAGCTGTCGGTCTTCGGCGAGCGCGCCGCGGAGCTGCGCGGGATCCTCGACTCGCCGGGGGGCTGGGGCGGCATGCTCCAGGAGTTCGCCGCGAAGGCGCGATAG